From the genome of Rattus rattus isolate New Zealand chromosome 6, Rrattus_CSIRO_v1, whole genome shotgun sequence:
TGCGGTGCAAGGACGGTAACGCACCAGTGCTGGAGCACGGCATGTAAACAGCACACGGAAGGACATAAGGAGGCCCTTCTAcagattttttggggggggggtgaaaaGTTTATAGAGTGTTAAGTAGGACACAGGGACGGAAGGGACAACAagcctgcctcagtgtcctgtgGGAGGAGCGTGGGCCTAGGCCTCGATACTTACCGGGCTACCCAGGCATTGGTATTGATGTTGAAAGAGGCGATGGTGCCAGTGAAGCGAGGGGTGGTTTCAAAGAGCCACACTTTCATGTTGGCACAGGCATCCCATTTCACAGTCCCATTTTCTTCAAAGCCATTAAAGCCCAGGCCTGACAAGATGCACACTCCTTCCTGAGGGGAAAGACGGTTAGGGTTCTCCACACTcatcctcccagcctcccctccccccagcttgTCTAAATGTGACTCATTTTCCCTACTTACTGTGACCAGCCAACAGGTGACGTATTTGTACAGCACGAATTTGCCCCAGATCAGCATGTACATGCAGCGGAACCAGAAAGGGCGGGTCTTGAGAAGAGCACAGGAGCGTTAGGGAGGGCACGGGCATGGCACAGTCCCCTAAATGTTATTTTCAAACTTGTGGCTGGCTCCTCCACTCCTAATGATTCTGATGCCACATGTGCCGTGACAGTATAGCCCACACCTGTCTGTAACCAGCCAAGAGGCACCAGCATGTGTCTGCCTCCTGTGCAGTCTAGGCAGTCTGTAGTCAGCAGAGGGACCTTGCATATACACGGTCTGTAATTCAGAGAAATCTACCCGAATGGATACGGTGTGCACAACTGTGAGCTTTACAGGGGCAGTGGCAAAAGCTGGCTTCACCCTCCCTCTTGGAGCATGAACTCTGGTGACCTCTAGGTCTGTCAGTTTAAAGGAAGGCTGCAGCGCCACCAGCTGCCGCACCCCAAAGTCACCTGTCATACGGTAAggagagctatttttttttagggggagagggagggcagggagttCAAAAGTGCACTTGGAGCTACCCTGTGCCCAGGTTTGCCCATGTAGGCGTGGCCTAAGTGGCACATACCAGTTCTCACAGACAAGCAAAACCCCACACACATCTGTAGACTTCTGTCATCTACAGGCCTCTTTGCTCATCCCTCTGCGTGAGGCACTAGTTACACTGCTGTGCTGATGGCCACTCACATCATAGTCTTCAGTGAGGAGATAGTCTTCTGTGATGTGGGGGCTCAGCAGGGTGTAGCCCACCAGGTAGACAAGGCCCAGACTCAGGCGCTTGAGAGCAGGTATGGTGCTGGAAAGGAACAAGTGGGGTCACAGACAGCAGAGCCTTGCCCTTCACCCTGACCTGCAGTCACGGAAAGGAGCATGTCAGGATGTGGGGACTGCTGCATGCAGTGGTACCAGGATCCCCGAGCCTGGAGCTGTTTCCCAGAAAGACAGCTCTGTGTGCCTGGCTATTAGCAAGCCCCAGTTACAGGAGTGAGGGCAGGAGGGCGAGGCAGTGTGGGAGGCTTTAACCCTCAGTGCTACTGAGCTCAGAACTTAGTAGGATTCTCAGACAGCGGTAAGGCTAAAAACCCCCATGTACAGAACTAGCAATTTCAGCTCATGCTGAAATTCAGGGGGACAAGTTCCCAGTGAAGGAGCTGTAGTGGTTTTGGCTTTATCTCTTTAAGTATGTGTtttttgtatacatttttgtatgttgaacagGGTCTCTATCAGTGAGAGGAGGCTTTGAAAGGAGGAGTATAACTTGTGGGCAAAACATTTGTCCTTCAGGGTCAGCATGAGAGGCTGGGGCAGCCTAGGCCGAGGAACATGTAGACACTGCCCATGTGACACTGTGACCATTGGGCCAGTGTGCTGACCTTTACGAAGGTTATTTCAGAGCGGTTGAACTAGGTGGAATACCACACGGAGGTCTTGACCAGGAGAGGTGATTACCTGTTTGGCATCTTTCCTGGTACGTCAGTCAGCTGTCCCTTCACCAGCTTCATGTAGTGGTTCATTGAAAACTGGGGCCCTACCAAGAAGGCTCCATAGAAGTAGGAGAAGCCAGCGACTTCCAGCAATGAGGGGACACCCAGTATGGCATATTTCTGTTGCTCAGAGGACAAGGAGTTCTATGCCAAGAAGAGAGTGCACATTCAGGATAGCCTTGAATCTTACCCCAAGAGGCGCGCATTCCCAACCTGTGCCCCACTGCCCGGAGCTCTTTAGTGTGGGTGGGAGGCGGAAGGTCGCTTCATGAGAAAATGTGTGGAGAGCTCAGCCAACAGCTGCCCATGGCTGCTGTGACAAATGCCTTGCTGGCACTGATCTCTGAACTTTGTGCAAGAGCTGGGGCCTGGACAAGTTACCCTGGTTCGTCCTTGCCCAGCTGCTATCTGAAAGATAGCTCATAGGCTAGGGAATGAGGCAGAGCCTGCCCTGGTGGCAGACCCAGTCTTTTGGTAGCGGCCTTTCTCCGTCCCTCTGGTCAGTCCCTAGCCTCTGCCAGAGTGGACACTTACCCTGTCTTTGCCTCCGTCATAGTAGTCAATAGACAGCCCTGagcaaagagagaagggaggcgAGGGTTGTAGCCAGGAGCATGACAGGAACAGCAATATGGGTTATTTTGgctcagtgggggaggggcccGTCTGTAAAGGAGGAAGACAGTACCTTTCCACTTACCAATTAGCTTCAATGTCAAGACACAATGTGGCATTGTCCACTTGATATCGTAGTCACCGGTGGCTGTGTAGTAATAACCAGCAAGAAGGTAGGCCTAGAGGAGGGATGTCTTCACCATGGTatacctttcttcctttcccttatgggctccctccccccaaccctttTTGGTGGTTGATGGCCTCCAAGTCATAATCTTCCTCTTAGCCCTccaagcctgtgccaccatgtccaactTCTTCACTTCCCCCTGGCTCTGCAACCCCCTGtattcctcccctttcctctctcctggttCTTCCTGTGAGCTTGGCCTGCTGCTGCAGACCTAGAATCCTGGCACTGAGAGACTGAAACCAGCTTGAGCTCTAGAGTTTGAAGCTGCCTTAGTTACACGGTGAGAGCcatctcaataaataaagaagtCCTACGGATGGGCATTAGCACCTCGGCAAGGAGGGGTCTGCTTAGGGCATCGGACGACATTTACATGCTCAGCCTCTGCAGCTCATTCTAACTTGGTTGTCTGCCTTAGCTTTGAGTAACTCATGGTCAGCTGGGCTAACTCTGGTGAGAACCAAGGAACCCTGCTGGCAGCGTCTGGAGGCTGGCCAGGGGTTATTGCCACAGTCCTCCTGGGGCCTGTGCAGAGTGACCTGCCCACAGTCAGGTGCTGGGTGTTGGGAGGACGCATTGCAAGCTAGGTCTCCTCGGTTACTGCGCTGCCACCCTCTGCCTTGCCCCTCCACACCTCCTGTCAGATGTGGCTTGAGCTGCTATGAGAAAAATTTACCATCTGGAAGCAAAGAGTAGTAAAAACGGCAGTGATGGTCCGGCCCATGAGTCGCAGGATGAGGAACTGAAGCACAACACATAGCAAGGAGTGGTAGAACTGGTGGCCTGGGTGCAGAGAAGAGAGCAGCATTTAGGACCGTGCTGCCCATTCCTCCTGAGAGTCCCAAAAAAGAACACAGTAGCAGCgctggagggtggggtggggctcagcTGGCAGAGCGCCTGCCTGGCACGCAGGAAgacctgggttcggtacccagcaaTGTTGGCACTGGGCATGCTGTTCCATGTCTGCCatctagcactggggaagtgCTGACAGAGGGCAAGATGACCTCTTCTccacagttcaaggtcagccttggttacatgacactgtctcaaatattctgtgtatgtgtgccgcggtaagtgtagaggtcagagggcaactagAGGAAATCtgctctctccatccaccatgtggGAAGGCCATCAGAATTGGCCGCATGTGCTTtccctgttgagccatctctccagccctgaatagTCCTAGTTattactgaggcagggtctcactaggtgGCCCCGATTGGACTGGAACTTAttacatagaccaagctggcccctttctgcttcctgagtgctgggattgaaggtgtgcaccataATGCCAAGCACtaaatttacttaaaaatcaCACACTTCTGCAGTACCAAGTGACATTATGTTAccttattttgaattatttaatatACTGTTTTTCGacatctttgaaaatatttttatttacgcatgtgtgagtgtatgtgggtgtgtgcatgtgtgtgcatgtgtgtgcctgtgtagccaggagggcatcagatcccttggaacccGAGTCTCAGGTGGTTTTGAGCCATGTGGCGTGAGTGCTGGACTGAACTGGGATCCGAAGAGAACATGCCCTGTACTGCTGGGCCACCTTACTGACTCTCAAGACATTATCATCAATAAGGggatgtaaaaagaaaacaaagaacaaggaaGTCTGTTCCTATTGACTGATTCCTCTTTTTGTAATGAGGAAAGCATTTTACGAGCCAACACTTCTCCTGATGCACAAGCTTCTCTCAGGGATTGCCCCTGGTCCATCCCTCCCCGGGTTTCTTCTCATGGCTGCGTCCCTGCAGAACCCACTCCCTTACCAAAGTTGAAGTAAGCGATTGAGAGGCCTGAGAAGGCGTGGAAGAGATGGATGAGGTAGCTGTCCTTGTAGAAAAGGTAATGCCGGTAAAACAGAGCCAACGGGTAGCCTAGATGGGAGGAAAAGAGCAAGAAGGTTACTCCTGCTGGTGACAACAGAGAGGGAAAAAactgcgtgcatgcgtgtgcgtgtgtgtgtgttatggtgtgtgatGTATAAGTGAGGGTACATTCATGTTGCAATGTTAGACCACAactgctctctccttctaccactgaatcatctcacgggccctccaaaacaaacaagccattATATGGATGCTAACAGGGAAGACAGATTACTCCCACAAATcaaggtttttggtttggttttggtttttcccaagacagtttcttgtgtaacagccttggctgtcctagaactaactcactgtgtagaccaggctggccatgagctcacagagatccacctgccaactgctgggattaaaggcgtgtgccatcaccacctggcTAGAGCTCAAATATTTTTAACTGAGGCAATGTAAAACGGAATCCCAGGACTTTCTTTCACTTATATCTACCAACTACTGAGGAAATGACCAacacctggaatctcagcactcgagatgctgaggcaggagaaatcttcaagtctgaggccagcttgggcacaGTGAGTACCTGGCCTCCATGgcagattctgtttcaaaaaacctaCCGAGGGCTAGGGATCTccctcagttggtagagtgcttgcctcgcatgcacaaagctctgggtttgatttctagTACAGAAACCAGACACATGGTACAAACTAtgatcccaatacttgggaggtgcAATCAGGGAGATCAGAAGATCACAAAGTCACATgtctacagaccacatgaggcCAGACTGCCTATGGAGAAGGAAGCCTATGCAGACAAAGCGAATACAGAAAGacaagcacaaaacaaaaacctgaagcaAAGAAGAGAAGACGTATGTCTGTTATGCTCAGAAACAGTATTTTACACTGTGATCTGCTCTGTGGGGACAGCACCCTCAGACTTCTGAGAAGACAAATGGGTAGAGATTAACACTAGGCTATGTAGTGGGCTTGCTTAAGTATCAACCGGTTTATAGAGCTTAGGAATACTAGGAAAGTGTCTTATAAACTTAATTCAGGATATGATCCAAGGGCTATGAGTAAACTCTTTGGGGAGTTCCTAAAGGGCCATTGAGTTCTACAGTGCCAAGGATTGGTCAAGTGATCAGAAGGGGCCAATACATTGTATCCCTAAGTCAGAGAGCATAGCCAATGGCTTCGCGGCAgactcatcctcatcctcagcaGTCTGTCAAGTGGCGGAGCTGATGTcaagtggctagagagatggctcagtggttaagagcactgactgggcaCATGCCCTcacactgagctgtatctccagcttcttcttttacttaaaaaaaaaaaaagcactaactgctcttccagaggtcctgagttcgattcccagcaaccacatggtggctcacaaccatctctaatcgGATGGGATGCCCTAtactggtgtgtccgaagacagctacaatgtactcatataaataaaataaattaaaaaaaaaagtcaacccaTAAAACAAAATGCTCAATTAGTCTGTGATTTACAGTGTGAGGGACTGGACCAGAGTCTCACCCACCACTGCCTTATACCCTCAGGCCTCTCTTCACAGCGCACcgttctgaggcagggtcttaggAAGCTACCCAAGCTGACTCTCAACTCTCTGCAGCCTATACAGGCCTTGGCCTCTTAAGCCTTATCCCCAGGGTGGTTACCCCTTCCACATAAATGGAGACTTGTCTTTGTTTTGACACAAtgtctctatgtagctctggctgttctggaactcactctgtaaaccacactggcctcaaactcagagatcctcctgggATTGAAGGCCACCATGCTTAGTTCCTTGTAATTGTCTTTACatggcctaggctggcctggactcactTTCTTGCTTTCATTCCAGGACTAAATAAACTAGACGTGGTGGTCCATagacctgaaatcccagcacttgggatgtagaGTAGGGCGGTCAGGAATTCAACGACATTTCTAGCTATATAGCAAGTTagagccagcctgtgctacatgagaacatgcctcaaacaaacaaacaaaaactaataccTTAAAccttatactttaaaaaaaaaaagtatcatttctctctctctctc
Proteins encoded in this window:
- the Lpcat3 gene encoding lysophospholipid acyltransferase 5, with the translated sequence MASTADGDVGETLGQMRGLWTSVEDLSLNKLATSLGASEQALRLIFSIFLGYPLALFYRHYLFYKDSYLIHLFHAFSGLSIAYFNFGHQFYHSLLCVVLQFLILRLMGRTITAVFTTLCFQMAYLLAGYYYTATGDYDIKWTMPHCVLTLKLIGLSIDYYDGGKDRNSLSSEQQKYAILGVPSLLEVAGFSYFYGAFLVGPQFSMNHYMKLVKGQLTDVPGKMPNSTIPALKRLSLGLVYLVGYTLLSPHITEDYLLTEDYDTRPFWFRCMYMLIWGKFVLYKYVTCWLVTEGVCILSGLGFNGFEENGTVKWDACANMKVWLFETTPRFTGTIASFNINTNAWVARYIFKRLKFLGNKELSQGLSLLFLALWHGLHSGYLICFQMEFLIVIVEKQATNLIRDSPALSSLASITALQPFYYLVQQTIHWLFMGYSMTAFCLFTWDKWLKVYRSIYFLGHVFFLSLLFTLPYIYKAMVPRKEKLKKRE